The region AGCAGCCTTAAAAATTATCAGGGGTGATTATGCCACTCAGTACAAGATCTTACAAGATTATTTGTTAGAAGTGCAGACTCAAAACCCAGACACCACTATCAAGCTTGATGTCGAAAGTGAACCAAATCCTGATGTTGAGACAAGAACCTTCAGACGCGTGTACGTGTGCCTTGGTGCTTTGAAGCAAGGATTTGCAGCAGGGAAGAGGGATTTTCTTGGGGTAGACGGGGCTTTCATGAAAGGACCTTTCCATGGTCAAATTTTATCTGCTGTGGTACATTTTCTCTTATGTTGTGGTTGAAccatatattttgatttattttttacttttatttattggaTTGTATTGCACAGGCTTTAGATGGGAATAATGGAATATATCCTTTAGCATATGCTGTGGTTGAAGCTGAGACACTAaactcttggacatggtttttaaCTCACTTGGGTGATGACCTAGGGTTGgcttcaaattcaaattttaCATTTATATCAGACAGGCAAAAGGTTATTTTCTTGTGTTTTGAATACTAATATCTAAAGGAAAAGAAATCATTGACATAATGTATCTTTCTTGTAGGGTTTAAGTTCTGCCATCGCAGATTTGTTTCCTTGTGCAGAGCACCGTTATTGTGTTCGCCACATACACGAAAATATGAGGTCACGTTGGAGAGGGGATAAGTTTAAAGAACTGCTTTGGAATTGTTCAACAACATATACTGTGCAAGAGTTTGAAAAAGAAATGGAAGAAGTTATAAAATTAAACCAAGAATGTTATGAGTGGCTTAAACAAATACCACCTCAACATTGGGCACGTTCTCATTTTACAGGTTTGACCAtgttatatattataatatatgataactattgttgtatacTTGTTATGCACCCACTCTGGTCACCTTATTTTAGATAAAGGGTAGTTTGGGGTAATCATCAAATAAAGAGCATCTTGTTGGTACAGGGGCATTATgggtattttatattatttagttGTTATGACTGATAGTATAAGAGGGTAGTGGGATAGGAATTGAGATATCGATCTTTTCTGTTAACCTGGAATTATTTTCTTTTGCATTCTGTTCTTTACATTGTGTTCTTGTTGTGGTTACTCATTAAATTAAGTGAGTTCATAACAATACTCTAATGTTTGCTAACCAATTATACATGTATTCTATTAATTAATAGGGAGAGCacattctgatattgtgataaaCAACATATGCGAGTGCTTTAATAGCAAAATAATAGACGGACGTGACACACCAATTATCAATTGCTTAGAGTTCATCCGGGAGTACATCATGAAGAGGATTGTGAATGTTGAAAAAGAAATTGACAAAGCAACAGGCCCTTTGACTCCAACAGCTACCAAGCTATTGCAAAAGATCAAAGATCAGGCAGAGGAGTATACAGCATCattttgtggaaatgggaagtacCAAGTGAGTGGACCTTGGCAAGATCAGTGTGTAGTGAATGTGAATCAACGAACGTGTTCATGCAAGAAGTGGGAAATAACTGGAATGCCATGCAAACATGCTGTATCTGCAATCTGGGACATGAGGAGAAATAATGGTGCAATTGGTATTCCAGAAACCTTTGTTCATGAATGTTATTGGCTATCAACCTGGAGGAACATGTACTCTTTCAAAGTGGATCCGATAAATGGTAGAAGATTGTGGATTAAGTCACCTTGTCCAACTACTTTGTTGCCTCCAAAACACCATGTCCCAATAGGAAGACCAAAAAAGAAACGAAGGAAGTCAACTACAGAAAAAGAGAATATGATCAAAGGGAATACAGTTTCTAGAGCACAAAAAACTGTTACATGTACCAAATGTAACAACAAAGGACACAATGCCAGGACTTGCAAAGGGCAGTTACCAACTGTTGGGAAGAAGGGAAAAAAGAAGAATGAGAAAGGAAAAgagaaggataaaggaaaagagaatGAGAAAGGAAAACagaagaagaaaggaaaagaGAAGGATCCATTGTAAACTCTTTTATCATGTGATGCTCTTATTTTGGTTAAGCTATTATGTAATGTGATGTTTGTATTGTGGTTAAACTATTATGTCATGTGATGTTTGTATTTTGATTAAACTGTATTGTGTTTAGTATCACCAAAACAATTGCAGTTGGTACTTAGACATTTGTTTTTGGTTAAACTCTTATGTAATGCTTTTGTTTTAATGTTATCTAATGGATCAATTATTGGTATGTTTTTGGTCATTTCATTTGGCATGTTTTTGGACATTTCATTTGGCATGTGTTTGGTCATTTCATTTAATGTTATATAATGGATCATTTGGCATGTTTTTTGGTCATTTCATTTGGCATGTTTTTTGGTCATTTCATTTGGCATGTTTTTGGTCATATGTTAAATGAAAAATACCAAAAGATTACAGTTGCATTGCATCTATTAATTGTACCAATGGATACCCTTTCTCTCCCAATTCCAGCAATACAAGATGGTAATAATCCATTGTAATCTTTTATAAGACAACAAAGTGCAACTATTAATTGTACCTAAATATATCATTTCATTAAAATGCAGCAATACAAACATGCTAATATTACCCTTTCATTAGATTATCTTCAACCAAAAACCATTACTGAAATACCTAATactacaacttgtaaacaattaTCCCAAAAAACAAAATCCAACTGACAATTAACAACATTTTAAGGTTCCGATTTTGGATTTCAAGTTCTTCATTCTGGATTTCAAGGTCACGATTTTGGATTTGAAGTTCTTCATTATGGATTTCAAGCTCAAGATTTTGGCTTTCAGCCTCATACGTATGCTTTTCTTCATCTACCCACGAAATAAATCCACTTCTTGGTCCCTGAAGTTTTCAATACCCTCGATTAGCACAAACTAGGGTTCATCCTagaaattaccaaaaaaattGATAACTCAATACCTGTAAAGGGCATGCATAAAAAGGCCTACCAGGATTTCTCTTTGTTCCTGCAGTTCGTATGATCCCTACAGCTCCACACTTGCATTTCACCATAATCAATTTTGTGGATCTTCAATCTTCACGAGCAAAAGAAATGGAGTAGAAGAGGAGAACCGGAAGCACCGATTCAgaaaagaaggaaggagaagtaGTTTTAAGTCCGTTGTAGGGTTGAAAGGACAAAAATGCCCCCAGCGTGCCACTCACGTGAGTAGTTCCTAACCCCAAATAAGACGGAAAGTTAACTGAAGGACTAGGCGGGTAACGAAATAAAGTTATAGGGATTGTCCGAGTTAAAAATTCTTTCCAGGGACGAAGCGTGCAAGTAagagcaaaccatagggaccaaccgTGTAATTTTCTCTAAATTTAATTATATGTTTcttaaatactattatttaattatcattattcacaaataaaaataaattatactgctatataattttcaaataattagTTTTGTCATCTAAAAAAATTAACGATGTTTTTTGTTTATCCGTTATGTGTATGTAAAACTTTTTCATGTTAAATGGATTTACTTAATTGGTtgaaatttaaatgaaatttgtGAACGATGATTGTAATTTTTCCATGGTGTGAAGTTTTATTTAAGTTTGAAATTAATTTGAATGTAATAATACTTTCTAAGttatttacatttttaatttACATATGAGTCAAtccaaatttaattaatttatttaattggtTGGGGTGGAAAATATATAAATAGTTCAATAcataatcacacacatacatataccaCTACAACAATAAGCCTCTACAGAGACGAGGTCTACAAAGGACGACATATGTAGTCTTTATAGATACCCTACAGGGATGACATGACGTTTCCATATAGTTAACAAATATTTTTGACTTTTGGAGCTACAACGGTCTCACAATGTTAAAACGGGAAGGAAACTGGATTAGGCGTGTTTTGGGGAAGGGTATAGGGACGACTTGTCATCCTCATATCTTTCTACAACTTAAATTAAGAGAACAACCTCCTTTGTTTCGTTAACGCACACTCAATCACTCAATCATTagtctctatctatctctctcactctcgatCGGAGATTCTCCCTTCCTTAATCTCAACCATTATCTTCTCCTCTGGCGACTTCCTCACCTCCCACTCCCCGTGCATCTTCTTCTCTCTCCTTGGATTCTCATGCTAGTTGTCGAATACCACCATTAGGCTAATCAATTTCGATTAGTTTCAACGCCGCTGATTTTGACTATCAGCTTCCTTTTTACATCCAATTACGATTACTATTAAATACAAGCCCTACACCGGCTACCATGTTAGTAATTCTCTGTTTGAACCTATAATTGAGGTATATGTTAGCAATTATGTAATTGAAACTGGAATTGGGATATAAGTTAACGATGATGACGACGAAAAACTCAAATTCG is a window of Lactuca sativa cultivar Salinas chromosome 1, Lsat_Salinas_v11, whole genome shotgun sequence DNA encoding:
- the LOC128125829 gene encoding uncharacterized protein LOC128125829, which codes for MRSRWRGDKFKELLWNCSTTYTVQEFEKEMEEVIKLNQECYEWLKQIPPQHWARSHFTGRAHSDIVINNICECFNSKIIDGRDTPIINCLEFIREYIMKRIVNVEKEIDKATGPLTPTATKLLQKIKDQAEEYTASFCGNGKYQVSGPWQDQCVVNVNQRTCSCKKWEITGMPCKHAVSAIWDMRRNNGAIGIPETFVHECYWLSTWRNMYSFKVDPINGRRLWIKSPCPTTLLPPKHHVPIGRPKKKRRKSTTEKENMIKGNTVSRAQKTVTCTKCNNKGHNARTCKGQLPTVGKKGKKKNEKGKEKDKGKENEKGKQKKKGKEKDPL